Proteins from a single region of Oryza brachyantha chromosome 6, ObraRS2, whole genome shotgun sequence:
- the LOC102704624 gene encoding protein adenylyltransferase SelO, translating to MPPAHPFLLSSSSRLPTAALFSSLARCARAGPRVRPRRSPLPTRGIMASAAAEAPSPPPPAAAEEPARPRRPLEELAWDNSFVRDLPGDLRSDAIPREVLHACYTKVSPSAPVDNPKLVAWSQSVADILDLDHKEFERPDFPQLFSGASPLVGSSPYAQCYGGHQFGVWAGQLGDGRAITLGEVINSRGERWELQLKGCGKTPYSRFADGLAVLRSSIREFLCSEAMHGLGIPTTRALCLVETGKSVVRDMFYDGNSKEEPGAIVCRVAPSFLRFGSYQIHATRDKEDLEIVCQLADYTIRHHYPHLQNIKKSEGLSFEAAIGDSPAIDLTSNKYAAWAVEVAERTAFLIARWQGVGFTHGVLNTDNMSVLGLTIDYGPFGFLDAFDPSYTPNTTDLPGKRYCFANQPDVGLWNIAQFTSPLTAAELISKDEANYVMERYGTKFMDEYQSIMTRKLGLPKYNKQLIGKLLSNLAVDKVDYTNFFRLLSNVKADRNIPEKDLLVPLKAALLDIGQERKEAWISWVQTYIEELVSSGVPDEERKAAMNSVNPKYILRNYLCQSAIDAAEQGDHDEVRRLLKVMEHPYDDQPGMEKYARLPPAWAYRPGVCMLSCSS from the exons ATGCCCCCCGCGCACCcgttcctcctctcctcctcctcccgtctCCCTACCGCCGccctcttctcctccctcgcccgctgcgcccgcgccggcccccGCGTCCGCCCCCGCCGCAGCCCGCTGCCCACGCGTGGCATcatggcctccgccgccgccgaggcgccgtcgccccctcctcccgccgcggcggaggagcccgcccgcccgcggaGGCCGCTGGAGGAGCTCGCCTGGGACAACTCCTTCGTCCGCGACCTGCCCGGCGACCTCCGATCCGACGCCATCCCCCGCGAG GTTCTGCACGCTTGCTACACCAAGGTGTCTCCCTCGGCGCCCGTCGACAACCCTAAGCTGGTGGCGTGGTCCCAGTCCGTGGCTGACATCCTCGATCTGGATCACAAAGA GTTTGAAAGACCTGATTTCCCTCAGCTGTTTTCAGGAGCAAGTCCTTTGGTTGGGAG TTCGCCTTATGCCCAGTGCTATGGTGGACACCAGTTTGGTGTATGGGCTGGTCAGTTGGGTGATGGACGAGCAATAACTCTTGGAGAGGTTATCAACTCTCGAGGTGAGAGGTGGGAGTTGCAGCTCAAGGGTTGTGGAAAGACTCCATACAGCCGATTTGCAGATGGCCTTGCTGTCCTCCGCAGCAGCATTCGTGAATTCCTATGCAGTGAAGCTATGCATGGCCTAGGCATCCCTACAACTCGTGCTCTTTGTCTTGTTGAAACTGGCAAATCTGTTGTTCGAGATATGTTCTATGA TGGCAATTCAAAGGAGGAACCAGGTGCCATTGTATGCCGTGTAGCACCATCCTTTTTACGGTTTGGTTCATACCAGATACATGCCACAAGGGATAAAGAGGACCTTGAGATTGTTTGTCAGTTGGCAGACTACACAATACGTCATCACTACCCACATCTTCAAAATATTAAGAAGAGTGAAGGTTTATCTTTCGAAGCAGCTATAGGGGACTCTCCAGCGATAGATCTTACTTCGAACAAATATGCAG CCTGGGCAGTTGAGGTTGCAGAGCGCACTGCTTTTTTGATAGCCAGGTGGCAAGGTGTTGGTTTTACCCATGGTGTGCTCAACACGGATAATATGAGTGTATTAGGCCTAACTATTGACTATGGACCCTTTGGCTTTTTGGATGCTTTTGATCCTAGCTATACTCCAAATACAACTGATCTCCCTGGGAAGAGATACTGTTTTGCAAATCAACCTGATGTTGGCTTGTGGAATATTGCTCAGTTTACCTCACCATTGACAGCTGCCGAACTTATTAGCAAAGATGAGGCAAATTATGTGATGGAGAG GTATGGGACAAAGTTCATGGATGAGTATCAATCTATAATGACCAGGAAGCTTGGTCTACCCAAGTATAATAAGCAGCTAATAGGCAAGCTGCTTAGCAACCTCGCTGTTGATAAGGTTGATTATACAAACTTTTTCCGTCTTCTTTCAAATGTCAAAGCGGATCGTAACATTCCAGAGAAGGACCTACTTGTTCCACTTAAAGCTGCACTCCTGGATATTGGACAAGAACGAAAGGAAGCATGGATTAGTTGGGTACAAACTTACATTGAAGAG TTGGTGTCAAGTGGTGTTCCTGACGAAGAAAGGAAAGCTGCAATGAACTCTGTTAATCCAAAGTATATTCTTCGGAACTATCTCTGCCAGAGTGCAATTGACGCAGCTGAGCAAGGTGATCATGATGAAGTTCGTCGGTTATTGAAAGTTATGGAACATCCATATGATGACCAGCCAGGAATGGAAAAATATGCACGGTTGCCACCAGCCTGGGCATACAGGCCAGGGGTGTGCATGCTGTCGTGCTCATCATGA
- the LOC102705726 gene encoding chlorophyll a-b binding protein 1B-21, chloroplastic, producing MAMASSSGLRSCSAVGVPSLLAPSSRSGGVRLPLCAHATTSGRVTMSAEWMPGQPRPAHLDGSSPGDFGFDPLGLATVPENFERFKESEVYHCRWAMLAVPGILVPEALGLGNWVQAQEWAAEPGGQATYLGNPVPWGTLPTILAIEFVAIAFAEHQRTMEKDPEKKKYPGGAFDPLGFSKDPAKFEEYKLKEIKNGRLAMLAFVGFCVQQSAYPGTGPLENLASHLSDPWHNNIGDVIIPRTIYP from the exons atggcgatggcgtcgTCGAGCGGGCTGAGGAGCTGCAGCGCGGTGGGCGTGCCGAGCCTGCTGGCGCCGTCGTcccggagcggcggcgtgcggctgCCGCTCTGCGCCCACGCGACCACCTCCGGCCGCGTCACCATGTCCGCCGAGTGGATGCCCGGCCAGCCCCGCCCCGCCCACCTCGACGGCTCCTCGCCCGG TGACTTCGGGTTCGACCCGCTGGGGCTGGCCACCGTACCGGAGAACTTCGAGCGGTTCAAAGAGTCGGAGGTGTACCACTGCCGGTGGGCCATGCTCGCCGTg cCAGGGATCTTGGTGCCGGAGGCGCTGGGGCTGGGCAACTGGGTGCAGGCGCAGGAGTGGGCGGCGGAGCCCGGCGGCCAGGCGACGTACCTGGGCAACCCGGTGCCGTGGGGCACGCTGCCGACCATCCTGGCGATCGAGTTCGTGGCCATCGCCTTCGCGGAGCACCAGCGCACCATGGAGAAGGACCCCGAGAAGAAGAAGTACCCCGGCGGCGCCTTTGACCCCCTCGGCTTCTCCAAGGACCCCGCCAAGTTCGAGGAGTACAAGCTCAAGGAGATCAAGAACG GGCGGCTGGCTATGTTGGCGTTCGTGGGATTCTGCGTGCAGCAGTCGGCGTACCCAGGCACCGGCCCACTGGAGAACCTGGCGAGCCACCTCTCCGACCCGTGGCACAACAACATCGGCGACGTCATCATCCCAAGAACCATCTACCCTTGA